A genomic region of Tsukamurella pulmonis contains the following coding sequences:
- the atpA gene encoding F0F1 ATP synthase subunit alpha, with product MAELTISTDDVKGAIEQYVSTFEADASREEIGTVSDTADGIAHVTGLPGAMANELLEFPGGVLGVALNLDEDEIGAVILGNYEELEEGQQVRRTGDVLSVPVGDKFLGRVVNPLGQPIDGLGDIEAEEQRVLELQAASVLERQPVEESLATGIKAIDAMTAIGRGQRQLVIGDRKTGKTAVCVDTILNQKSNWESGDPTKQVRCIYVAIGQKGSTIAGVKAALDQAGAMEYTTIVAAPASDSAGFKWLAPYTGSAIGQHWMYQGKHVLIVFDDLSKQAEAYRAISLLLRRPPGREAYPGDVFYLHSRLLERSAKLSDALGGGSMTALPIIETKANDVSAFIPTNVISITDGQVFLESDLFNKGVRPAINVGTSVSRVGGAAQTKGLKKVSGSLRLELAQFRELEAFSAFASDLDDASKAQLARGARWVELLKQDQYSPSSVEDEIVSIYLCGEGHYDSVPVEDVRRFDGELLSHLHHAAAGVYESIAGGKVLEKDQAEALVAETNRFKQSFLASDGSRVVNEAEAGALPAEDVEHETIKVKRNG from the coding sequence ATGGCTGAGTTGACGATCTCAACCGACGACGTCAAGGGCGCGATCGAGCAGTACGTCTCGACGTTCGAAGCCGACGCCTCCCGCGAGGAGATCGGCACCGTCTCCGACACCGCCGACGGCATCGCCCACGTGACCGGGCTCCCCGGCGCGATGGCGAATGAGCTGCTCGAGTTCCCCGGCGGGGTGCTCGGCGTGGCCCTGAACCTCGACGAGGACGAGATCGGCGCCGTCATCCTCGGTAACTACGAGGAGCTCGAGGAGGGCCAGCAGGTCCGCCGCACCGGCGACGTGCTGTCCGTGCCCGTGGGCGACAAGTTCCTCGGCCGCGTGGTCAACCCGCTCGGCCAGCCGATCGACGGCCTGGGCGACATCGAGGCCGAGGAGCAGCGCGTCCTCGAGCTGCAGGCCGCTTCCGTGCTCGAGCGTCAGCCCGTCGAGGAGTCGCTCGCGACCGGCATCAAGGCCATCGACGCCATGACCGCCATCGGCCGCGGCCAGCGTCAGCTGGTCATCGGCGACCGCAAGACCGGCAAGACCGCGGTCTGCGTCGACACCATCCTCAACCAGAAGTCGAACTGGGAGTCGGGCGATCCGACCAAGCAGGTCCGCTGCATCTACGTCGCCATCGGCCAGAAGGGCTCGACGATCGCCGGCGTGAAGGCCGCGCTCGATCAGGCCGGCGCCATGGAGTACACGACCATCGTCGCGGCCCCCGCGTCCGACTCGGCCGGCTTCAAGTGGCTCGCGCCCTACACCGGCTCGGCGATCGGCCAGCACTGGATGTACCAGGGCAAGCACGTCCTCATCGTCTTCGACGACCTGTCCAAGCAGGCCGAGGCCTACCGCGCCATCTCGCTGCTGCTGCGCCGCCCGCCGGGCCGCGAGGCGTACCCCGGCGACGTCTTCTACCTGCACTCCCGTCTGCTGGAGCGCTCGGCGAAGCTGTCCGACGCCCTCGGCGGCGGTTCGATGACCGCGCTGCCGATCATCGAGACCAAGGCCAACGACGTCTCGGCGTTCATTCCGACCAACGTCATCTCGATCACCGACGGCCAGGTCTTCCTCGAGTCCGACCTGTTCAACAAGGGCGTCCGGCCCGCGATCAACGTCGGCACCTCGGTCTCCCGCGTCGGTGGCGCCGCGCAGACCAAGGGCCTCAAGAAGGTCTCGGGCTCGCTGCGTCTGGAGCTCGCGCAGTTCCGTGAGCTGGAGGCCTTCTCGGCCTTCGCCTCGGACCTCGACGACGCCTCGAAGGCGCAGCTGGCGCGTGGCGCCCGCTGGGTCGAGCTGCTCAAGCAGGACCAGTACAGCCCCTCCTCGGTCGAGGACGAGATCGTCTCGATCTACCTCTGCGGTGAGGGCCACTACGATTCGGTGCCCGTCGAGGACGTCCGCCGCTTCGACGGCGAGCTGCTCAGCCACCTGCACCACGCGGCGGCCGGCGTGTACGAGTCCATCGCGGGCGGCAAGGTCCTCGAGAAGGACCAGGCCGAGGCGCTCGTCGCGGAGACCAACCGCTTCAAGCAGAGCTTCCTGGCGTCGGACGGTTCGCGCGTGGTGAACGAGGCCGAGGCCGGCGCGCTGCCCGCCGAGGACGTCGAGCACGAGACGATCAAGGTCAAGCGCAATGGCTAG
- a CDS encoding F0F1 ATP synthase subunit gamma, protein MASIRELRSRIRSVNSTKKITKAQELIATSRITKAQARVAAAKPYAEEMTSVLSELASKSGSLDHPLLTERANAKRAAILVVSSDRGMCGGYNSNVLRETRELIQLLKDEGKEPVLYVMGQKGLDYFRFRGQDVAGAWTGFSQQPHHSDATAATETLVKLFETGSQEYVTIDGVETHGVDELHIVYTRFVSMLSQNPEVRRMAPLVVEESDGNAADDDAPARNFTFEPSADSLLSALLPKYVATRVFAALLDSAASENAARRTAMKAATDNANELAVSLSREANQLRQAQITQEISEIVGGAGALAN, encoded by the coding sequence ATGGCTAGTATCCGAGAGCTGCGCTCGCGGATCCGGTCGGTCAACTCGACCAAGAAGATCACCAAGGCGCAGGAACTGATCGCGACGTCGCGGATCACCAAGGCGCAGGCCCGGGTCGCGGCCGCCAAGCCCTACGCCGAGGAGATGACCTCGGTGCTCTCGGAGCTGGCGAGCAAGTCCGGTTCGCTCGATCACCCGCTCCTGACCGAGCGGGCGAACGCCAAGCGTGCGGCCATCCTCGTCGTCTCCTCCGACCGCGGCATGTGCGGCGGCTACAACTCGAACGTGCTGCGGGAGACGCGCGAGCTGATCCAGCTGCTCAAGGACGAGGGCAAGGAGCCCGTCCTCTACGTCATGGGCCAGAAGGGGCTGGACTACTTCCGGTTCCGCGGCCAGGACGTCGCGGGGGCGTGGACCGGGTTCTCGCAGCAGCCGCACCACTCGGACGCCACCGCGGCGACCGAGACGCTGGTGAAGCTGTTCGAGACGGGCTCGCAGGAGTACGTGACGATCGACGGTGTGGAGACCCACGGCGTCGACGAGCTGCACATCGTCTACACCCGCTTCGTGTCGATGCTCTCCCAGAACCCCGAGGTGCGCCGCATGGCTCCCCTCGTCGTGGAGGAGAGCGACGGCAACGCGGCGGACGACGACGCGCCCGCACGGAACTTCACCTTCGAGCCGAGCGCGGACAGCCTCCTGTCGGCGCTGCTGCCCAAGTACGTCGCCACCCGCGTCTTCGCGGCCCTGCTCGATTCGGCCGCGTCGGAGAACGCGGCCCGTCGTACGGCCATGAAGGCGGCCACCGACAACGCCAACGAACTGGCCGTCTCGCTCTCCCGCGAGGCCAACCAGCTCCGCCAGGCGCAGATCACCCAGGAAATCAGCGAAATCGTCGGTGGCGCCGGCGCCCTCGCGAACTAG